The Streptomyces bacillaris sequence CGGGGCGGAGGGATCGGCGGAACCGCCGCCGTCCCGGGTGTCACGGGCGTTCCGTGCCTGCGCCGCGGAGGAGGGAGCCGACGCGGCGGCACCGTCCGTCAGGCCCGAGGGCGCGGTCGGCGGTGTGCCGGGGCGCGGGGTCGAGCCCGTGCGCTCCGCGTCGGGACGGCCGGTGGCGAGGTCGCTCTCGGCCATCGGCGTACGCATCACGACCGGCGGGATCGGACGCGACCCGGGGATGTTGATCCGGATGCGCGTCGTCAGCGTCGTCTCGGTCTTCGGCTCTTCGGGCCGGGGCGGATCGACGGATTCCGGAGACTCGTCCGAGCCGGCCGCCGACGAATACTGGCGGGATCCGTACGGCGGCGTACCCGACGGGTACGCGGCTCCACCGCGCCCCTGGGGCCCGGAGGACGAACTGTCAGTTTCACGACTCAAAGCAGGTTCTCCCGATTGGCTCCGCCGCCCGTACTTCCCCCATGCCGCAGGCCAGGGGACGGCTCGGCGCGCGCACCACCATACTGGCCGCCGCCGCAGGACACTCCGCGACCGGGAGAAACCTCCACCTCGGCATCACACCTGTGGGGGGCATTCCGGGCGCGGACTTAGCACTTCAGATACCGGACCGGCCACGACGGGTGGCTGATTGCGGCACCTTGGAGGTCGTGGCACACATCACAGCCACGGCCGTTCCGCCGAGCGTGAAGAGCGCCAGGCCGAGTTCGTCGCCGAAGACGTAGTCGCCTTCCGGCCGGCCCGACAGCAGCAGGAACACCGTGATGAACCAGCCGACGGCGGGCGCGAGCGCGCCGATCTGGGTGCCGGTCAGGATGCGGCCGCCGTAGAAGAGGCCCGCCGAACCCGCCAGCGCGATGATCAACCCGCCCGGGAACCAGGCCGCTTGGACCAGCGTCCCGGCCAGCGCCACGAGCGCGCCGAGCACCGCGAGCCCGAAGTAGGCCGCGATCCGGCCCGGGTTCGGGCGGCTGGTGAAGCCGGTGTAGCCGACGTCTTCGGGGGCCCGGGCCGGTGTGCCGGTACGTGGTGTGCCGGTGCGCGAGGCCGCCTTGCTGCTGCCCGATGCGCCGGAGCGCGGGGCGTTGCCGCTGCTCGGCGCCCCGGAGCGCGCCGCCTTGGAGCGCGCCGCCCCGGAGGCCGGTGCGTCGCCGCCCGCCGCACGGGCACGATCACGGTCGCGGCCCGGGCCCTTGCCGTTCTGCCCGCTCATGCGCCTGCCCCCGATGCGGAGGCCGGACCCGATACGGAATCCGGCCCGGCACCCGAAGCGGAACCCGCCGCCGATCCCCGTACGGCACCCGCCCCGGCCTCCGGCACGGTCGCGGTCTCCGCCTCCGCCACCCCCGCGAACAAGTCGTCCTCCCGTGCCCCGGCCACGGCCCCCGGGACACCCCGCACCAGCTGGTAGCACTCGGTCGTCAGGAGCGGCTGGCCCAGGTCGTTGGAGAGGGCGAAGAAGGGGCCCTCGTCGGCCACCGCGATCTGGGTCGTATGGGCGCGCATCGCCGCCGCCTTCGCCCCGGCGTACGCCGATCCGTCGATCTCGGCCGTGATCTCGTCGCCGTCGACCACCCCGGGGACGTCGTCCACCGCCGCGATGCCCGGGAAGGCGTCGGGGGCCGTCGCGCGGAGGTGCGCGAAGGCGGCCTCCACCACCGACCGCTCCGCACGGTTCCAGTAGACCTTGGCGACGGTGTGCGGGGCGCCCGTGCCGTACGCCGGGTCGGCGGCCAGCTCGGTGGCGCGCATGGCGACCCGGTGGGCCTGGATGTGGTCGGGGTGGCCGTAGCCGCCGTCGGGGTCGTAGGTGACCAGGACCTGGGGGCGGACCTCCCGGACGATCTCCACGAGCGGGGCGGCGGCCTCGTCCACGGGGGCGGCCCAGAAGGCGCCGGGGCGCTCGTTCTGCTCGGTGCCCATCATCCCGGAGTCCCGGAACCGGCCCGGCCCGCCGAGGAAGCGGTGGTCGGTGACGCCCAGCTCCTTCATCGCCGCGGCCAGCTCGCCCACCCGGTACGGGCCGAGGGTGTCGTCGCGGTCGGCGGCGAGATGGGCGAGGGCGGGCGGGATGACCTCGCCCTCCTCGCCCAGCGTGCACGTCACCAGCGTGACGTGGGCGCCCTCGGCCGCATACCTGGCCATGGTGGCGCCGTTGTTGATCGACTCGTCGTCCGGGTGCGCGTGCACCAGCAGCAGACGGCGGGCGGGGAGGTCCTTCATGGGGACCACCCTACGAGCCCGGCGGGCCCCGGTGTCCCCCGCTCCCCGCCGACGGCGTCAGCGCGGGCGTACCCGGACGGAATGCGGGTACACGCGATCGGAAGGCGGATGCGGACGGATGCAGGCGGTCAGAACTTGATACTCCCGATCATCCCCGCCACGTTCGACGTCAGGTCCGAGATGGTCGGCGCGACGGACGAACTGGCGATGTAGAACCCCAGCAGCATGCAGATCACCGCATGTCCGCCCTTCAGTCCGGATTTCCGGATCAGCAGGAAGACGATGATCGCCAGCAGCACCACCGCCGAAATCGAGAGCGCCACGGCGGTTCACCTCCATCAGTACGGTCGGGACGGGGATACGCGGGTCGACGGGTTCTTACCCACCGAGCGCTACGGATCATAACTATCCGTGCCAACGCATTGATCGGGGCACAGCAGCACGAGGGGCGCACGAACCGCTGCGCGAAGCTAAGTTCGAGGCCATGACCTCACCGAAGCTGTCCTTTCCCCGCCAGCACGCACGGACCCAGCGGTTCACTCTCGGCGCACCGAGAGCCTTCACCGTCTCACCGGATGAGACGCGGGTGATCTTCCTGCGCTCCACCTCGGGCACCGACCGCACCAACCGCCTCTGGGTGCTGGACCCGGCCTCCGGGCAGGAGCGGCTGGTCGCGGATCCCGAGGCGCTGCTGGGCGGTTCGGCGGAGCGGCTGTCGGCGCAGGAGCGGGCCCGACGCGAGCGGACCCGGGAGGGGTCGGCCGGGATCGTCTCCTACGCGGTGGACGCGGCGGCAGAGTTGGCCGCCTTCGCGCTCTCCGGGAAGGTGTACGTGGCCGAGTTGCGGGCCGGAACGGCGCGGGCGCTGCCGGTGCCGGGCCCGGTGCTGGACCCGCGCCCCTCCCCCGACGGGCGCCAGATCGCGTACGTCTCCAAGGGTGCGCTGCGGGTCGTGGGCGCGGAGGGCGAGGGCGACAGGGCGCTGGCCGAGCCCGAGGACGCCCATGTCACCTATGGTCTGGCCGAGTTCGTGGCGGCCGAGGAGATGCACCGCTTCCGGGGCTTCTGGTGGTCGCCGGAGTCGGACCGGCTGCTGGTCGCGCGGGCCGACGACAGCGCCGTACAGCGGTGGTTCATCGCCGATCCCGCGCACCCGGAGCGGAAGCCGGCCGAGGTGGCCTATCCGGCGGCGGGGACGCCCAACGCCGAGGTGCGGCTCTTCGTGGTGGACCTGGAGGGAGAGCGTACGGAAGTGGTCTGGGACCGGGCGGCGTTCCCGTACCTGGCCCAGGTGCACTGGTCCGCCGCGGGTGCCCCGCTGCTCCTCGTCCAGGCCCGCGACCAGCGCAGTCAGCGGTATCTGGCGGTGGACCCGGAGTCCGGCGAGACCCGGATCGTCCATGTGGACGAGGACCCGGTCTGGCTGGATCTGTTCGGCGGGGTGCCCGCGTGGGCGCCGGACGGGCGGCTCGTACGGATCGCGGACGAGGGCGGCGCCCGGGTGCTGGCCGTCGGTGACCGGCCGCTGACCGGGGCCCAGTTGCACATCCAGGCGGTGCTGGACATCGGGGAGTCGGACATCCTGGTCTCCGCCGTGGCGGGCGAGGAGGCGGCGGCTCCGGAGACCGGGGAGAGCCATGTGTACCGGGTCAACGAGCTGGGAATCGAGCGGATTTCCGAAGGGGTGGGTGTGCACTCCGCCGTGCGCTCGGGCGAGCTGACCGTACTGGTCTCGGCCACCCCGGACACGCCCGGATCGGCCGCCTGGGTCGTCCGGGACGGCAAGCGGCTGGTCCGGATCGCGAGCTTCGCGCAGGAGCCGGTGCTCTCGGCACAGGTGACGCTCACCGAGGGGGGCGCACGGCGGATTCCGTGCGCCGTG is a genomic window containing:
- a CDS encoding DUF6113 family protein, translating into MSGQNGKGPGRDRDRARAAGGDAPASGAARSKAARSGAPSSGNAPRSGASGSSKAASRTGTPRTGTPARAPEDVGYTGFTSRPNPGRIAAYFGLAVLGALVALAGTLVQAAWFPGGLIIALAGSAGLFYGGRILTGTQIGALAPAVGWFITVFLLLSGRPEGDYVFGDELGLALFTLGGTAVAVMCATTSKVPQSATRRGRSGI
- the mshB gene encoding N-acetyl-1-D-myo-inositol-2-amino-2-deoxy-alpha-D-glucopyranoside deacetylase, with translation MKDLPARRLLLVHAHPDDESINNGATMARYAAEGAHVTLVTCTLGEEGEVIPPALAHLAADRDDTLGPYRVGELAAAMKELGVTDHRFLGGPGRFRDSGMMGTEQNERPGAFWAAPVDEAAAPLVEIVREVRPQVLVTYDPDGGYGHPDHIQAHRVAMRATELAADPAYGTGAPHTVAKVYWNRAERSVVEAAFAHLRATAPDAFPGIAAVDDVPGVVDGDEITAEIDGSAYAGAKAAAMRAHTTQIAVADEGPFFALSNDLGQPLLTTECYQLVRGVPGAVAGAREDDLFAGVAEAETATVPEAGAGAVRGSAAGSASGAGPDSVSGPASASGAGA
- a CDS encoding S9 family peptidase; translation: MTSPKLSFPRQHARTQRFTLGAPRAFTVSPDETRVIFLRSTSGTDRTNRLWVLDPASGQERLVADPEALLGGSAERLSAQERARRERTREGSAGIVSYAVDAAAELAAFALSGKVYVAELRAGTARALPVPGPVLDPRPSPDGRQIAYVSKGALRVVGAEGEGDRALAEPEDAHVTYGLAEFVAAEEMHRFRGFWWSPESDRLLVARADDSAVQRWFIADPAHPERKPAEVAYPAAGTPNAEVRLFVVDLEGERTEVVWDRAAFPYLAQVHWSAAGAPLLLVQARDQRSQRYLAVDPESGETRIVHVDEDPVWLDLFGGVPAWAPDGRLVRIADEGGARVLAVGDRPLTGAQLHIQAVLDIGESDILVSAVAGEEAAAPETGESHVYRVNELGIERISEGVGVHSAVRSGELTVLVSATPDTPGSAAWVVRDGKRLVRIASFAQEPVLSAQVTLTEGGARRIPCAVLLPSGYQESDGPLPVLMDPYGGPHGRRVVAAHNAHLTSQWFADQGFAVVVADGRGAPGRSPAWEKAVRDDFVLTLDDQIEALHALAGRFPLDLDRVAIRGWSYGGYLSGLAVLRRPDVFHAAVVGAPVTDWRLYDTHYTERYLGDPGAQPEVYAYNALMTDDGLAHAAEQVRPMMIVHGLADDNVVVAHALRLSSALLAAGRPHEVLPLSGVTHMTPQEQVAENLLLLQVDFLKRSLGLSRG